A single region of the Brachypodium distachyon strain Bd21 chromosome 3, Brachypodium_distachyon_v3.0, whole genome shotgun sequence genome encodes:
- the LOC100831131 gene encoding uncharacterized protein At1g26090, chloroplastic isoform X1, producing MAPSLLVSASQILAVDGRGGRRRRLVIANSGGAGTPPKLVTFLGKGGSGKTTAAALAAQYYASEGLKTCLIIQSQDPTAEQLMGCKIGNSLTECTANLSTIKLETSKMLLEPLDRLKKVDAQSNLTQGVLEGIVGEELGVLPGMDSICSVLSLQKLLNFFSTGRSSSQGEFDVVVYDCNNTEEILRLIGATERARSYLRYVRELAEKTDVGRLASPSLLKLIYDAARPNGRSSEVRMSAEIWKEIEQLLDRVSLWFADPSKLACFLIMDPRGSISVSSALRYWGCTIQAGAQICGAFGYAEDPSLMHQEVAEKFLPLSFSALPFLPTDSSADWGKALNSLSQDTKDLLRNKSNQIYPSVSFDTVQKSVTLFMPGFDKSEIKLYQYRGGSELLIEAGDQRRVIKLPPAMQGKVGGAKFIDRNLLVSIR from the exons GAGGCCGTAGGAGGCGCCTGGTCATCGCCAATTCCGGCGGTGCCGGCACTCCCCCGAAACTGGTGACTTTCCTCGGTAAGGGAGGCTCCGGCAagaccacggcggcggcccttGCTGCTCAG TATTATGCAAGTGAAGGCCTGAAGACATGCCTAATTATTCAGTCCCAAGACCCAACCGCAGAGCAATTGATGGGCTGTAAGATTGGGAACTCGCTGACTGAATGTACTGCTAATCTTTCGACCATAAAGCTGGAGACTAGTAAA ATGCTACTTGAACCCCTTGATCGGTTGAAGAAAGTAGATGCCCAGAGCAATCTTACTCAAGGAGTCCTTGAAGGG ATTGTAGGAGAGGAGCTTGGAGTCTTACCTGGAATGGATTCGATCTGCTCAGTCTTATCCCTTCAGAAGCTGCTTAACTTTTTTTCCACTGGAAGGAGTAGTTCACAAGGAGAATTTGATGTGGTAGTGTATGACTGCAATAATACCGAGGAAATTCTACGGCTCATCGGTGCTACTGAGCGGGCAAG ATCTTACTTGAGGTATGTGAGGGAGCTAGCAGAGAAGACCGATGTAGGAAGACTGGCTTCTCCATCATTActaaaactaatttatgatGCTGCAAGACCAAATGGTAGATCTAGTGAAGTAAGAATGAGTGCAGAGATATGGAAGGAAATTGAACAACTCCTTGAT CGAGTCTCGCTTTGGTTTGCCGATCCCTCAAAACTCGCATGCTTTCTCATCATGGATCCCAGGGGATCGATCTCAGTGTCTTCTGCACTAAGATACTGGGGGTGCACCATCCAAGCTGGTGCACAAATATGTGGAGCGTTTGGTTATGCTGAAGACCCCTCTCTAATGCACCAAGAAGTTGCTGAGAAGTTTTTGCCACTGTCTTTCTCAGCTCTGCCGTTTCTGCCAACTGATTCTTCTGCAGATTGGGGCAAAGCACTAAATTCATTGAGCCAAGATACGAAGGATCTATTGAGGAATAAAAGCAACCAGATTTATCCTTCAGTTAGTTTTGATACTGTACAGAAGTCTGTAACCCTTTTCATGCCAGGATTTGATAAGTCTGAAATTAAACTATACCAG TATAGAGGTGGCTCAGAGTTACTGATCGAGGCCGGGGATCAGAGGCGCGTCATAAAGCTGCCCCCAGCGATGCAGGGGAAGGTTGGGGGCGCCAAGTTCATCGACAGGAACCTTCTTGTTAGCATCCGGTAG
- the LOC100831131 gene encoding uncharacterized protein At1g26090, chloroplastic isoform X2: MAPSLLVSASQILAVDGRGGRRRRLVIANSGGAGTPPKLVTFLGKGGSGKTTAAALAAQMLLEPLDRLKKVDAQSNLTQGVLEGIVGEELGVLPGMDSICSVLSLQKLLNFFSTGRSSSQGEFDVVVYDCNNTEEILRLIGATERARSYLRYVRELAEKTDVGRLASPSLLKLIYDAARPNGRSSEVRMSAEIWKEIEQLLDRVSLWFADPSKLACFLIMDPRGSISVSSALRYWGCTIQAGAQICGAFGYAEDPSLMHQEVAEKFLPLSFSALPFLPTDSSADWGKALNSLSQDTKDLLRNKSNQIYPSVSFDTVQKSVTLFMPGFDKSEIKLYQYRGGSELLIEAGDQRRVIKLPPAMQGKVGGAKFIDRNLLVSIR, encoded by the exons GAGGCCGTAGGAGGCGCCTGGTCATCGCCAATTCCGGCGGTGCCGGCACTCCCCCGAAACTGGTGACTTTCCTCGGTAAGGGAGGCTCCGGCAagaccacggcggcggcccttGCTGCTCAG ATGCTACTTGAACCCCTTGATCGGTTGAAGAAAGTAGATGCCCAGAGCAATCTTACTCAAGGAGTCCTTGAAGGG ATTGTAGGAGAGGAGCTTGGAGTCTTACCTGGAATGGATTCGATCTGCTCAGTCTTATCCCTTCAGAAGCTGCTTAACTTTTTTTCCACTGGAAGGAGTAGTTCACAAGGAGAATTTGATGTGGTAGTGTATGACTGCAATAATACCGAGGAAATTCTACGGCTCATCGGTGCTACTGAGCGGGCAAG ATCTTACTTGAGGTATGTGAGGGAGCTAGCAGAGAAGACCGATGTAGGAAGACTGGCTTCTCCATCATTActaaaactaatttatgatGCTGCAAGACCAAATGGTAGATCTAGTGAAGTAAGAATGAGTGCAGAGATATGGAAGGAAATTGAACAACTCCTTGAT CGAGTCTCGCTTTGGTTTGCCGATCCCTCAAAACTCGCATGCTTTCTCATCATGGATCCCAGGGGATCGATCTCAGTGTCTTCTGCACTAAGATACTGGGGGTGCACCATCCAAGCTGGTGCACAAATATGTGGAGCGTTTGGTTATGCTGAAGACCCCTCTCTAATGCACCAAGAAGTTGCTGAGAAGTTTTTGCCACTGTCTTTCTCAGCTCTGCCGTTTCTGCCAACTGATTCTTCTGCAGATTGGGGCAAAGCACTAAATTCATTGAGCCAAGATACGAAGGATCTATTGAGGAATAAAAGCAACCAGATTTATCCTTCAGTTAGTTTTGATACTGTACAGAAGTCTGTAACCCTTTTCATGCCAGGATTTGATAAGTCTGAAATTAAACTATACCAG TATAGAGGTGGCTCAGAGTTACTGATCGAGGCCGGGGATCAGAGGCGCGTCATAAAGCTGCCCCCAGCGATGCAGGGGAAGGTTGGGGGCGCCAAGTTCATCGACAGGAACCTTCTTGTTAGCATCCGGTAG